In Primulina eburnea isolate SZY01 chromosome 3, ASM2296580v1, whole genome shotgun sequence, one DNA window encodes the following:
- the LOC140828114 gene encoding uncharacterized protein: MTRQVVLRQPGSMVDRRQPLLQNSDYSSRGGLRKVRLAEVAGGTTAECAVVCCCCPCGIVNLLVLAVYKVPAGLCRKALRRKRRRRLMKKGLLPPRKCGCDEKEPQIHPVSSPIAIVNARESVLDNKEVLELEKEMCDKFYSTGFWRSSSQRSETLHQ, translated from the coding sequence ATGACGAGGCAAGTCGTGTTGCGCCAGCCGGGTTCAATGGTGGACAGGCGGCAGCCGCTGTTGCAAAACTCGGACTACTCATCGCGGGGTGGCTTGAGGAAGGTAAGGCTGGCGGAGGTGGCGGGCGGGACCACGGCGGAATGCGCCGTTGTGTGCTGCTGCTGTCCCTGCGGGATTGTCAACCTCCTCGTGCTGGCTGTGTACAAGGTGCCGGCAGGGCTGTGCCGGAAGGCCCTGAGGCGTAAGCGCCGCCGCAGGCTGATGAAGAAAGGGCTGCTGCCGCCGCGGAAGTGCGGCTGCGATGAGAAGGAGCCACAAATTCATCCGGTATCAAGCCCCATCGCTATTGTTAATGCTCGGGAATCGGTATTGGATAACAAAGAAGTGCTGGAACTGGAAAAGGAGATGTGTGATAAATTTTACAGCACTGGTTTCTGGAGGAGTTCTTCCCAAAGAAGTGAAACATTAcaccaataa
- the LOC140825774 gene encoding fasciclin-like arabinogalactan protein 17, whose translation MDSLIYGVPNLIFLTFFTFLAVRSSALLENLLAKPGNSTPQINSNSVLVALLDSHYTELSELVEKALLLQTLEEAVSNHNITIFAPRNEALERDLEPEFKRFLLEPGNLKSLQNLLLFHMIPARIQSHHWLVEGKKKPVHHTSLCRDATNEKILLTERNGEKIVGTAKIVKSDDIIRPDGVIHGIERLLIPKSVQQDFNARRSLRATAAIFPEGAPEVDPRTNRLKKPAPPVPVGAPPVLPIFDAMAPGPSLAPSPAPGPGRPHHHFDGESQVKDFIQTLLLYGGYNELADILVNLTSLASEMGRLVSEGYVLTVLAPNDEAMAKLTTDQLSEPGAPEQIMYYHLIPEYQTEESMYNAVRRFGKVKYDTLRLPHKVAAEEADGSVKFGQGEGSAYLFDPDIYTDGRISVQGIDGVLFPLEETKPPAKSSPVAKIVSKPRRGKLLEMACAMLGGCS comes from the exons ATGGATTCTCTGATCTATGGCGTCCCAAATCTTATTTTCCTCACATTCTTCACTTTTCTAGCCGTTAGATCTTCTGCATTGCTCGAAAATTTGCTTGCAAAGCCCGGGAACTCGACTCCGCAGATAAATTCCAATTCTGTTCTAGTGGCCCTTTTGGATTCTCACTACACAGAGCTCTCGGAGCTTGTGGAGAAAGCGCTCTTGCTGCAGACACTTGAAGAAGCTGTGTCGAACCATAATATCACCATTTTTGCTCCGAGAAACGAGGCCCTGGAACGGGATTTGGAACCTGAGTTTAAGCGGTTTTTGCTCGAGCCTGGGAATCTCAAGTCCCTGCAAAACCTTCTTCTGTTTCATATGATTCCGGCGAGGATTCAGTCCCACCATTGGCTTGTCGAGGGGAAGAAGAAGCCCGTTCATCATACTAGTCTCTGCCGTGATGCTACTAATGAGAAGATTCTGTTAACGGAGAGAAATGGTGAGAAAATCGTGGGAACTGCGAAGATTGTTAAATCAGATGACATTATTCGCCCCGACGGAGTCATCCACGGCATTGAGAGATTGCTAATTCCCAAATCCGTTCAACAAGATTTCAACGCCCGGCGGAGCTTGAGGGCCACCGCAGCCATATTTCCGGAAGGCGCGCCAGAAGTGGACCCGAGAACAAACAGGCTGAAGAAACCTGCGCCGCCTGTGCCTGTCGGCGCGCCTCCGGTCTTGCCCATTTTCGACGCCATGGCCCCCGGCCCATCCCTGGCCCCGTCGCCAGCTCCCGGCCCGGGTAGACCCCATCACCACTTCGACGGCGAGAGTCAGGTCAAGGACTTCATCCAGACCCTCTTGCTTTACGGCGGATACAACGAGCTGGCTGATATTTTGGTGAATCTCACCTCGTTGGCTTCGGAAATGGGAAGATTGGTATCGGAAGGATACGTTCTCACAGTTCTTGCTCCGAATGATGAAGCCATGGCGAAATTGACGACCGATCAGCTGAGTGAACCTGGAGCACCGGAGCAAATCATGTATTATCATCTGATTCCGGAATACCAGACAGAGGAAAGCATGTACAATGCTGTGCGGAGATTCGGGAAGGTGAAGTACGACACCTTGAGACTCCCGCACAAGGTGGCGGCGGAGGAGGCTGATGGGTCGGTCAAATTCGGACAAGGAGAAGGATCCGCTTATCTATTCGACCCAGATATATATACAGATGGAAGGATTTCTGTTCAGGGAATTGATGGGGTTCTGTTTCCGCTGGAGGAAACCAAACCTCCTGCTAAATCTTCTCCCGTTGCTAAGATTGTTTCAAAACCAAGAAGAG GGAAATTATTGGAAATGGCATGTGCAATGCTCGGTGGCTGTTCTTAA